The following are encoded together in the Oncorhynchus clarkii lewisi isolate Uvic-CL-2024 chromosome 25, UVic_Ocla_1.0, whole genome shotgun sequence genome:
- the LOC139383971 gene encoding leucine zipper protein 1-like, protein MSENKDITNRHLRHKLQSLGRRLDELEEATNKLQKSEDELLDLQDKIIQAEGSNSSMLGDVEALRKRLLRIEGKDEEVCKAEDLCRTVREKLEEEESLTKDLKSEIERLQRRMAELEKLEEAFGKSKSDCSQLCLNLNEEKNLTRKLSSELEALKARMMEVDASEVRLDRAEKFLAGELEQLKGLTQTFVSERKRLLEKQREDEKLILKLTEKLDCQKNRIGRADPSRTDLRDLRIEDDLSSGLTSKLGRKKSVDYLKLGDDVGLRNKSENEKNSLDGQEDNKVKELTQEVERLKNRLKQLELVEEDLKNTESKSGELQEKFQQERSRSRALNDQVEQLRMQLCSHGNGGLSSPAKVLENGKAENEEINVRGGFRKDKPKYRSAAAAEPAAPKYKSRELSPQHKRETKLRSKELSNSEEISPKSVRRALSPSHKSRRTPKTGSSTASDNVVKEIGRRVEDKTTRGGAHTPVSASLSDSKKVSVLNRYPPAANDQKPWKTSQKPSESESKKSQVDKFSRLNVGCDSESNNSVVVPESSSKTNTVSPPEKDASASDLVSVDLVQEAPPVSNLSQANGSYTAYKSHVSPLVSDHGSEGHSSASETESTGSRPSEPEPVSEVAALSSRTSNPPKYSRYSRLQDSQSEGSSTRSSIDEEQNRLLMAEGGYLEPTHTPAGMEVRRVCSPREALRSKAVIKPAIVEIDRKEVMISGVGAEFLTSNGKPKISTKPVLTTNKMTSSITIYPNDPSSSRTSSRSSSVSSEPPVKERHTSTSNIVIGPSEHRGNISIPYEISIPKSEITLRPSIDGPDETDQPGVLGMARAETHLRPRSSFSLQSPETISDFNNDTESGFESSSSSTTTVTSWRRHHSHHSSQDDGLPEMRNLTVRSTWRNRGAASVDEPGQGARLEGVGSEDELESATTWRAYRATTVLDKEEKVNATGASTSRAAKPSPAELYMRRIKNSVVTTRDIAEPVRRSKSSLSPTEGVMQRSIPHEPVSSQELTPRQTQPMAADNTNPSSWSRRTRPAPGDLGTYERERVRSSRPDLGASRGTGTTASRPELWSSRGQAGHAERMTGRGNRPWSNCQTDN, encoded by the exons ATGTCTGAAAACAAAGACATAACGAATCGCCACCTGCGGCACAAGCTGCAAAGCCTGGGACGACGGCTGGATGAGCTTGAGGAGGCCACCAACAAGCTCCAGAAGTCTGAAGATGAGCTGCTGGATCTGCAGGACAAGATCATCCAGGCAGAGGGCAGCAACTCCTCCATGCTGGGCGATGTAGAGGCCCTGCGCAAGCGGCTGCTGAGGATTGAAGGCAAAGACGAGGAGGTGTGCAAGGCAGAGGATCTCTGCCGCACAGTGAGGGAgaaactggaggaggaggagagcttgACCAAGGACCTAAAGTCTGAGATTGAGCGCCTGCAGAGGAGGATGGCTGAGTTGGAGAAGTTGGAAGAGGCCTTCGGCAAGAGCAAGTCAGACTGCAGCCAGCTCTGCCTCAATCTCAATGAAGAGAAGAACCTGACCCGGAAGCTCTCCTCTGAGCTTGAGGCCCTCAAGGCCCGTATGATGGAAGTGGATGCATCAGAGGTAAGGCTGGACCGGGCTGAGAAGTTTCTGGCAGGGGAGCTGGAGCAGCTCAAGGGCCTCACTCAGACTTTTGTGAGTGAGAGGAAGAGGCTCCTGGAGAAGCAAAGGGAGGATGAGAAGCTTATACTAAAACTGACCGAAAAGCTGGATTGTCAGAAGAACAGGATCGGCCGAGCAGATCCCAGCCGCACAGACTTGAGGGACCTCCGCATTGAAGATGACCTCTCATCTGGCCTGACTAGCAAGCTTGGGCGCAAGAAGAGCGTGGACTACCTGAAACTGGGCGATGACGTTGGGCTAAGGAATAAGTCAGAAAACGAGAAGAACAGCCTTGATGGCCAggaagacaacaaagtcaaggaactCACCCAGGAAGTTGAGAGGCTGAAGAACCGGCTGAAGCAACTGGAACTAGTGGAGGAGGATCTCAAGAACACAGAGTCAAAGAGCGGAGAGCTGCAGGAGAAGTTCCAACAGGAGAGGTCCCGCAGCCGAGCCCTCAACGATCAGGTGGAGCAGCTTAGAATGCAGCTGTGCAGTCACGGCAATGGAGGGCTTAGCAGTCCAGCAAAGGTCCTTGAGAATGGCAAGGCAGAAAATGAAGAGATCAATGTCCGGGGTGGGTTCAGGAAGGACAAGCCTAAGTACAGGAGTGCTGCAGCTGCAGAGCCAGCCGCCCCCAAGTACAAGAGCAGAGAGCTGTCCCCGCAGCACAAGAGGGAGACCAAGCTGAGGAGCAAAGAGCTGAGCAACTCTGAGGAAATTTCTCCGAAGTCTGTCAGGAGGGCACTCAGTCCTTCACACAAGAGCAGGAGGACACCAAAGACTGGATCCTCAACTGCCTCTGACAATGTAGTGAAAGAAATAGGTAGAAGGGTGGAGGACAAAACAACAAGGGGAGGAGCCCATACTCCTGTTAGCGCGTCTTTGAGTGACAGCAAGAAGGTCTCGGTTCTTAATCGCTACCCTCCAGCAGCTAATGACCAGAAGCCATGGAAGACATCTCAGAAGCCAAGTGAGAGTGAAAGCAAAAAGAGCCAAGTGGATAAGTTTTCTAGATTGAATGTTGGTTGTGACAGTGAGTCAAACAATTCTGTTGTGGTGCCTGAAAGCTCAAGCAAGACCAACACAGTCTCCCCTCCTGAAAAGGATGCTTCTGCGTCTGACCTGGTGTCTGTCGACCTGGTTCAAGAGGCTCCTCCAGTGTCAAACCTCTCACAGGCCAATGGGTCGTACACTGCCTACAAGTCCCATGTGTCCCCGCTGGTCAGTGATCATGGCTCTGAGGGTCACTCTTCAGCCTCTGAGACTGAATCCACTGGGTCCAGGCCCTCAGAACCAGAGCCTGTGTCTGAGGTGGCAGCACTGAGTAGCAGAACCTCCAACCCTCCGAAGTACTCTAGATACTCTCGCCTACAAGACTCTCAGTCAGAGGGTTCCTCCACCAGGAGCTCGATTGACGAGGAGCAGAACAGGCTGTTGATGGCTGAAGGAGGATATCTGGAGCCCACTCACACCCCAGCAGGGATGGAGGTCCGCAGGGTCTGCAGCCCACGGGAGGCCCTGAGGTCAAAGGCAGTCATCAAGCCGGCCATTGTGGAGATTGATAGGAAGGAAGTTATGATATCCGGAGTCGGGGCAGAGTTCTTGACCTCCAATGGCAAGCCCAAAATCTCCACGAAACCTGTCCTGACCACCAACAAGATGACCAGCAGCATCACTATCTACCCCAACGATCCCAGCTCTTCCAGGACCAGCAGCCGCAGCAGCAGTGTATCCAGCGAACCACCAGTCAAGGAACGCCACACGTCCACTAGCAACATTGTCATCGGGCCCAGTGAGCACAGGGGGAACATCTCTATCCCCTATGAGATCTCCATTCCCAAGAGTGAGATCACCCTCCGGCCATCCATAGATGGCCCGGACGAAACAGATCAACCAGGGGTGCTAGGGATGGCCCGTGCGGAGACGCACCTACGCCCCCGAAGCAGCTTCAGCCTCCAGTCACCGGAGACCATCTCAGACTTCAACAACGACACAGAGTCAGGTTTCgagagcagcagtagcagcactaCCACCGTCACCAGCTGGAGGAGACACCACAGCCACCACTCCTCCCAGGACGACGGTCTCCCAGAGATGAGAAACCTGACTGTGCGGAGCACCTGGAGGAACAGGGGGGCGGCATCTGTGGACGAGCCTGGCCAGGGAGCCAGGCTGGAAGGGGTGGGTTCTGAAGATGAGTTAGAGTCGGCCACCACGTGGAGGGCGTACCGAGCCACCACTGTCCTGGACAAGGAGGAGAAGGTTAATGCCACGGGGGCCTCTACATCACGGGCAGCCAAGCCATCGCCAGCAGAGCTGTACATGCGCAGGATTAAGAACAGTGTGGTGACCACCAGGGACATTGCAGAGCCGGTGCGCCGGAGCAAGAGCTCTCTGTCACCAACTGAGGGAGTTATGCAGAGGAGTATCCCCCACGAGCCTGTCAGTTCTCAGGAGCTCACACCCCGGCAGACACAACCCATG GCTGCTGACAACACTAACCCCAGCTCTTGGTCACGGAGGACGAGGCCGGCGCCCGGTGACCTGGGTACctacgagagggagagagtgagaagctCCAGACCTGACCTAGGGGCCAGCAGAGGAACGGGAACCACGGCTTCCAGACCAGAGCTGTGGTCCAGTAGGGGTCAGGCTGGCCATGCGGAGAGGATGACCGGGCGCGGCAATCGACCATGGAGCAACTGTCAGACCGACAACTAA